The genomic window GGTGGGCTTGCAGTGGGGCTTTTTCCTCTTCGGAGAGCCGCAGCAGGTTGATGTCCACCGTGAGCAGGGCGGCGTCTATGGCTCCGCGCAGCAGGGCAGCGCCCGCACCGATATCGCTGACGACTTCGGCGTGAACCTCGGTAACGGTGCCCTCGGCTTCGGTCAGCGCTTGCACACACTGCGTCGCTATTTCCAGCGGCGTGGCGCGGGCAGCTTCACCAGCGGCGGCCAGAGCATCGGCGCGGGCCTGCTGCTCCTCGTCCGAGTCCTTGGGCAGCTTGGTGGCGTCCACGAACCTGCGGAAGACAGCCACATCCTCGTCGGCCAGCGCTTGCAGGCGGGCCTGGATAGTCTGGAGACGGTCTAGCGTCGCGCTCAGCTCGGGGGAGAGGTCCTGGCTGGCCTTGCGCGCCTTGTTGCGGCTGATGGTCAGCGCCATGCTCAGCAGGCCGACACCAAACGCGCCGCTGAGGGCAGCGATGCTCCCGCCCCCGGGCGTGGGCTTGTGGCTGGCGGTCGCTTGGAGCAGGTCGGCGGCGGTCTGGTCCCACAGGGTCATAGGGGCAGTTTAGGCAAAAGCACAAGCCCAAAGAATACAGGCACGAAAGAACCCAGGCACAAAAGAAAGGGGGGCAAAGAGCCGTCGCTGGCCCTCTGCCCTCCTATTTCTCAGTGCTGTCTTACTTGACGAGGCCGAGCTTGCGCACTTCGTCGCGTTCTTCTTCGAGTTCCTGGGCGGTGGCGTCCATCTTGCCGCGGCTGAAGTCGCTCACGTCCAGGCCCTGCACGATTTCGTACTTGCCGTCCTTGACGCGCACGGGGAAGCCGTAGATCAGGCCTTCGGGGATGCCATAGGAGCCGTCCGAGGGAATGCCCATGCTGACCCATTCGCCGTCTTTGGTGCCGAGCGCCCAGTCGTGCATGTGGTCGATGGCCGCCGACGCCGCCGACGCCGCGCTGCTCGCGCCACGGGCTTCGATGATCGCCGCGCCGCGCTTGGCGACGGTGGGGATGTAGTCGTTCTCGTACCAGGTGCGGTCCACCTGCTCGAGCGCGGGCTTGCCGTTCACGGTGGCCTGCGACAGGTCAGGGTACTGGGTGGAGGAGTGGTTGCCCCAGATGGTCACGTTCTTGATGTCGCTGACGGCGGCGCCGGTCTTCTCGGCGAGCTGCGACAGAGCGCGGTTGTGGTCCAGACGCACCATGGCGGTAAAGCACTTGGGGTCGAGGTCAGGAGCGTTTTGCTGAGCGATCAGCGCGTTGGTGTTGGCGGGGTTGCCCACCACGAGCACCTTGACGTTGCGGCTGGCGACGGCGCCCAGCGCTTCGCCCTGCGGCTTGAAGATGCCGCCGTTGGCGCCGAGCAGGTCGCCGCGTTCCATACCGGCCTTGCGGGGCATGGCGCCCACCAGCAGGGCGTAGTCGGCGTCCTTGAAGGCCACCATCGGGTCGTCGCTGGTGATCACGTCGGCGAGCAGCGGGAAGGCGCCGTCGCGCAGCTCCATGACCACACCGTTGAGCGCCTTGAGCGCGGGAGTGATTTCGAGCAGTTGCAGGATGACGGGCTGGTCCTGGCCGAGCATGTCGCCGGCGGCAATGCGGAACAGCAGGCTGTAGCCGATCTGGCCGGCAGCGCCGGTGACAGCCACGCGGACGGGTTGTTTCATCGTCATGGGTATCCCTCCTGAGGATGGTTTTACGACTCACCATACCGTGCCGAGGCGCCCCGGAGGCCAGCAACGCCCGCGCCGCCGCGTTCCTGTGGGGGAGACAGGCGAATGCTCGGAGAGCGGGTGAGCCTGGAACGCAAAAAGGCCCGCCGACCAGTTGCGGTCAGGGGCCAGGATGCTAGAAAAAGCTCAGGCTGCCGGGGTGTTTTCGCCGGCCTCGCTCGCTTCGGCGTTGGGCTGGGGCGCATCCTCGGTGCGGACGGCTTCGGGTTCGGCGCTGCGGCGGGGACGGGCAGGGCGCTCAGTGCTGGCGCGGTCATGGGTCGCGCGTTCGCTGGCAGTGCGTTCGGCGGCAGTGCGCTCAGCGCGGTCGGTGCCGGGGCGTTCGGGGCCAGCCGGGTCGGTGGGCGCGGCGCTGATGCGGGCCAGCGTGTCGCCGAAGGCCCGCAGCGCTTCGCTGCCTTCGAGTTCGGCCACGGCGCGGGCGTTGAGCGCGGCGAGGGCTTCCCGGTTCACGGCGTACTCGGGCGCCTCGTAGCCTTCGAGCTGCCCGAGCACGCGGTAGGCGGTGGCGGCGTCAATCGTTTCGCCCTTGCTGGTGACGACTTCCGGCGCCGTCATGGATTCGCTGCCGATCAGGGTGATTTCCCCGGCGCTGATCAGCATGGCCCGGTCGCCGCGCTCCTTCATGTACGCCGCGAGTTGCAGCAGCCGCCGCAGGTCGAGCATCGAGTGAAAGAGGTCGAGGTGGGCGAGCATCGTTCCAGCTTTTTTCAGGGTATCCATAGCTCTATTATTCTGTTTTTAGCAGAATTGTCAAGAAGATTCTTGAAATGTGAAGGCGAGTCAGGAGAGGGGCGCAGCCGCCAACTGGCCTGCGCCCCTCATCTCCTGAGTTTTTTAGCCCTGCACTTACTGCACGCTGCTGCGGGCCGCCAGCGTCAGCTTGACACTGATATTTTTGCCGCCGCGCAGCACGCTCAGGGTGATGGTGTCGCCGGGGGCGTAGCGGCGCACGGCGTACTGAAAGTCGCTGAAGTTGTAGACGCGCCGCCCGTTGACCGCCGTCACGATGTCACCGCTGATCAGGTCGCCCTTCTCCGAAAGGCGCAGGGGTTGCAGGCCCGCCTTCGCCGCCGGGCTGCCGGGCACCACGCGGGTGAAAAAGGCCCCGGCGGTCTTGCCCAGTTTGCTTTCCACGAACGCCTGCTCGGGCAGGTTGGCGAGCAGACTCCACTCGCCTTCCAGACTGATGCCGATGACGGCGGCGTCCCGCTTGACCCCGCGCCGCAGCTCGGCCACGCGGGTATCGTCGACGGTCACCGGCACGGCGTAGGCGTGGGCTTCGACATCTTCTTCACGCTCCCCGGTGCTCTCGAAGCGCACGTAGCTGACCACCCCGGCCACCTCGCCCGCGCGGTTGATGATGGGCCCGCCACTGTCGCCGGGCACCAGCGGGGCGCTGAGTTCCAGGGTGCCGGGGGGGAAGTCGGCGCGGCCCGCCTCGCTGCGCAGGGCCGTGAAGCGCCCGACCTTGGGCCGCAGGTACTCGCCGCCGCCGTTGCCGATGGCGAGCGCGGCGTCTCCGAGCTTGGGCGTGCTGCTCGCCAGCGGGAGGAAAGGCGTTCCCTTCGGCACGCTGACCCGGATGACGGCGAGGTCGTTCTGGTCGTCGTAGCCGACCACCTTGACCGGGTAACGGTTGCCGTTGCTGGTGCGGGCGCTCAGGGCGGGGGCCTGAAACACCACGTGATAGGCGGTGAGTGCAAGTCCGTCCGCGCTGATCAGAAAGCCGGTGCCGATGCCGTCAGGCTCAGTGCAGTCGTTGACCGGGCACTGCTCGATGCGGACGTGGCGGGGCGCAGCTTGGTAAAGAGCGCTTGCAGGGCGGCATTTTCCTGCGCCGTGAGCGGCTTGACCGGCAGCCGCTTGGGGGGAGTGGCCATGGGCAGCGCAGTGCGCGGGCTCGGGGCCGCCGGGGGGGCAGTCTGGGCCTGTGCCCCCCACCCGGCGCCGAGCAGCGTGGCGCCGGTCAGAAGGCCCAGCAGCGTGACCTGAAGACCCGTAAACTTGGGGGACATGCGCGCCATTGTCCTGCGCTCAGGGCGGGAA from Deinococcus radiodurans R1 = ATCC 13939 = DSM 20539 includes these protein-coding regions:
- a CDS encoding cyclodeaminase/cyclohydrolase family protein gives rise to the protein MTLWDQTAADLLQATASHKPTPGGGSIAALSGAFGVGLLSMALTISRNKARKASQDLSPELSATLDRLQTIQARLQALADEDVAVFRRFVDATKLPKDSDEEQQARADALAAAGEAARATPLEIATQCVQALTEAEGTVTEVHAEVVSDIGAGAALLRGAIDAALLTVDINLLRLSEEEKAPLQAHRDELAQQGQERAARLLKQAQKQIAENQE
- a CDS encoding malate dehydrogenase — translated: MTMKQPVRVAVTGAAGQIGYSLLFRIAAGDMLGQDQPVILQLLEITPALKALNGVVMELRDGAFPLLADVITSDDPMVAFKDADYALLVGAMPRKAGMERGDLLGANGGIFKPQGEALGAVASRNVKVLVVGNPANTNALIAQQNAPDLDPKCFTAMVRLDHNRALSQLAEKTGAAVSDIKNVTIWGNHSSTQYPDLSQATVNGKPALEQVDRTWYENDYIPTVAKRGAAIIEARGASSAASAASAAIDHMHDWALGTKDGEWVSMGIPSDGSYGIPEGLIYGFPVRVKDGKYEIVQGLDVSDFSRGKMDATAQELEEERDEVRKLGLVK
- the ddrD gene encoding DNA damage response protein DdrD, which codes for MDTLKKAGTMLAHLDLFHSMLDLRRLLQLAAYMKERGDRAMLISAGEITLIGSESMTAPEVVTSKGETIDAATAYRVLGQLEGYEAPEYAVNREALAALNARAVAELEGSEALRAFGDTLARISAAPTDPAGPERPGTDRAERTAAERTASERATHDRASTERPARPRRSAEPEAVRTEDAPQPNAEASEAGENTPAA
- a CDS encoding S1C family serine protease, which encodes MVFQAPALSARTSNGNRYPVKVVGYDDQNDLAVIRVSVPKGTPFLPLASSTPKLGDAALAIGNGGGEYLRPKVGRFTALRSEAGRADFPPGTLELSAPLVPGDSGGPIINRAGEVAGVVSYVRFESTGEREEDVEAHAYAVPVTVDDTRVAELRRGVKRDAAVIGISLEGEWSLLANLPEQAFVESKLGKTAGAFFTRVVPGSPAAKAGLQPLRLSEKGDLISGDIVTAVNGRRVYNFSDFQYAVRRYAPGDTITLSVLRGGKNISVKLTLAARSSVQ